In Thioclava electrotropha, a single window of DNA contains:
- a CDS encoding aminotransferase class IV produces MTPLSNSSSQSYVKDPRNDAVEIYVNGEFFSRDEAKVSIFDAGFVLGDGVWEGIRLINGKLLAIDEHIDRIFEGARSIQLDIGYDKAGLVEEIWKCLRHNRMEDGVHIRMMISRGRKSTPNQDPRFIVGGATIVIVAEWKQPNPELKAKGLKLMTSTIRCSTPDVFDLRLNSHSRLNFIQALIQAINMGADEALMLDDRGFVASCNSTNFFIIRGEELWTSDGLTCFNGITRKKAIKVWKDAGLTVREAPFTLAETYSADEAFCTGTLGGITPVASIDGRPIGTGKPGPKTARMNELYQAYIEG; encoded by the coding sequence ATGACCCCCCTCAGCAATTCCTCTTCTCAAAGCTACGTGAAAGACCCGCGCAATGACGCCGTGGAAATTTACGTGAACGGTGAATTCTTCAGCCGAGACGAGGCCAAGGTCTCGATCTTCGACGCGGGTTTCGTGCTTGGCGACGGCGTCTGGGAAGGCATTCGCCTGATAAACGGCAAGCTTCTTGCCATCGATGAACACATCGACCGCATCTTCGAGGGCGCGCGCTCGATCCAGCTCGACATCGGTTACGACAAGGCCGGCCTCGTCGAGGAAATCTGGAAGTGCCTGCGCCACAACCGGATGGAAGATGGCGTCCACATCCGCATGATGATTTCGCGTGGGCGCAAGTCGACACCGAACCAGGATCCGCGCTTCATCGTCGGCGGTGCCACGATCGTCATTGTCGCCGAATGGAAGCAGCCCAACCCCGAGCTTAAGGCCAAGGGGCTCAAGTTGATGACCTCGACGATTCGCTGTTCGACACCGGACGTCTTCGACCTGCGTCTGAACTCGCACAGCCGACTCAACTTTATCCAGGCGCTGATCCAGGCGATCAACATGGGTGCCGACGAGGCGCTTATGCTGGACGATCGCGGGTTCGTGGCGTCTTGTAACTCGACAAACTTCTTCATCATCCGTGGTGAGGAACTTTGGACTTCAGATGGTTTGACTTGTTTCAACGGCATCACGCGCAAAAAAGCCATCAAGGTCTGGAAAGATGCAGGGCTCACGGTAAGAGAAGCCCCCTTCACACTGGCGGAAACCTACTCTGCAGACGAGGCCTTCTGCACCGGAACGCTCGGTGGCATCACCCCCGTGGCCAGCATTGACGGTCGTCCCATCGGCACGGGCAAGCCTGGACCGAAAACGGCCAGAATGAACGAACTCTACCAAGCCTATATTGAAGGCTAG
- a CDS encoding amino acid ABC transporter ATP-binding protein, with amino-acid sequence MTGKPILEIKGLHKRFGDHHVLKGIDFTVEPGERIAIIGGSGSGKSTFLRCMNFMETLSEGEIWLDGTRIGVEKKGTVTYPEKQLCQVRERLGMVFQQFNLFPHMSVLDNVMEGLVTVKGMSKAEARKTAEAELAKVGLSEKHDAWPGLLSGGQQQRVAIARALSMQPEILLFDEPTSSLDPELVGEVLRVIKQLAEEGRTMLLVTHELGFAYHFATKVIFLAEGVFHEVGTPDEVLKHPKQARTQDFLRRFGEFAF; translated from the coding sequence ATGACCGGCAAACCCATTCTAGAAATTAAGGGGCTGCACAAGCGGTTCGGCGACCACCACGTGCTCAAGGGAATCGATTTTACCGTCGAGCCGGGCGAGCGCATCGCGATCATCGGCGGCTCTGGCTCCGGAAAGTCCACCTTCCTGCGATGTATGAATTTCATGGAAACGCTGAGCGAGGGCGAGATCTGGCTAGACGGAACTCGCATCGGTGTCGAGAAGAAAGGCACCGTCACCTATCCTGAGAAGCAGCTTTGCCAAGTGCGCGAAAGGCTCGGGATGGTTTTCCAGCAGTTCAATCTTTTCCCTCACATGAGCGTTCTCGACAACGTAATGGAGGGTCTGGTGACGGTGAAGGGTATGTCAAAGGCCGAAGCCCGCAAGACCGCCGAAGCTGAGCTCGCCAAGGTCGGCCTGTCGGAAAAGCACGATGCCTGGCCTGGGCTCCTCTCCGGCGGTCAGCAGCAACGCGTCGCAATCGCTCGCGCGCTGTCGATGCAGCCCGAGATCCTTCTGTTCGATGAACCAACCTCCTCACTCGATCCCGAACTGGTGGGTGAGGTTTTGCGTGTCATCAAGCAGCTGGCCGAAGAGGGGCGCACCATGCTCCTCGTCACCCATGAACTTGGCTTCGCCTATCACTTCGCTACCAAAGTGATTTTTCTCGCAGAGGGCGTCTTTCACGAGGTCGGCACCCCGGACGAGGTCCTCAAGCACCCCAAGCAGGCGCGCACCCAGGACTTCCTGCGTCGTTTCGGCGAATTCGCATTCTGA